The proteins below are encoded in one region of Clostridium pasteurianum DSM 525 = ATCC 6013:
- a CDS encoding GNAT family N-acetyltransferase, with amino-acid sequence MFDVNIKYGDVSISSIEKEDVKHIRMWYNSQKSFLYNSNDYLETNEFYERFIEYYMSECEIFLKIKKMNNIIGIFKGRIEFKNKNMVWVSCFDMETVFLDNNEGNIVLDNILKFFLHNFGIEDFLIGVSVRDKKILNVLKNSGFQMVRISNDFFMNESNSGNAVILKKKIYG; translated from the coding sequence ATGTTTGATGTAAATATAAAGTATGGAGATGTGAGCATTTCAAGTATAGAAAAAGAAGATGTTAAACATATACGGATGTGGTATAATAGCCAAAAATCTTTTCTATACAACAGTAATGATTATCTGGAAACTAATGAGTTCTATGAAAGATTTATAGAATATTATATGAGTGAATGTGAAATTTTCTTGAAGATAAAAAAGATGAATAATATTATAGGTATTTTCAAAGGTAGGATTGAATTTAAAAATAAAAATATGGTATGGGTATCCTGTTTTGATATGGAGACAGTTTTTTTAGATAACAATGAAGGAAACATTGTATTAGATAATATATTAAAATTCTTTTTACATAATTTTGGTATAGAAGATTTCTTAATAGGTGTTTCGGTGAGAGATAAAAAAATACTAAATGTATTAAAAAACAGTGGATTTCAAATGGTTAGAATAAGTAATGATTTTTTTATGAATGAAAGCAATAGTGGAAATGCAGTAATATTAAAAAAGAAAATATATGGTTAG
- a CDS encoding rod shape-determining protein: protein MGFFGISRDMGIDLGTANTLVYVKGKGIVLREPSVVAINTNTKTVLAVGNEAKQMIGRTPGNIVAIRPLKDGVIADFDVTESMLRKFIAKVTSKGAFASPRIIVCFPSGVTEVEKRAIDEATKRAGARDVQLMEEPMAAAIGAGLPVEEPKGSMVVDIGGGTTEVAVVSLGGIVTSKSLRVAGDELDESIINYIKKVYNLMIGERTAENIKMQLGSAYKVSDVEETMEIKGRDLVTGLPKNIEITESEVREALKEPVASIVDSIKLTLEKTPPELAADIMDIGIMLTGGGALLRGLDCLINNETHMPVHIAEAPLDCVALGAGKALEHFDKISKNRG from the coding sequence ATGGGATTTTTTGGTATATCTAGAGACATGGGTATAGATTTAGGAACAGCAAACACCTTGGTTTATGTAAAGGGAAAGGGGATTGTTTTAAGGGAACCCTCCGTTGTAGCTATAAATACAAATACAAAGACTGTACTTGCTGTTGGTAATGAGGCAAAGCAGATGATAGGAAGAACGCCAGGAAATATAGTAGCTATAAGACCTTTAAAGGATGGAGTTATAGCTGATTTTGATGTTACAGAGAGCATGCTTAGAAAGTTTATTGCAAAGGTTACCTCAAAAGGAGCTTTTGCAAGTCCTAGAATAATAGTTTGTTTTCCATCAGGAGTTACAGAAGTGGAGAAAAGAGCCATTGATGAAGCTACTAAGAGAGCTGGAGCTAGAGATGTACAGCTTATGGAGGAACCAATGGCAGCAGCTATTGGAGCAGGACTTCCTGTAGAGGAACCTAAGGGAAGCATGGTAGTAGACATAGGCGGTGGTACAACAGAAGTTGCAGTGGTATCTCTTGGGGGTATAGTTACTAGTAAATCACTAAGAGTTGCTGGAGATGAATTAGATGAGTCAATTATAAACTACATTAAAAAAGTTTATAATTTAATGATAGGTGAAAGAACGGCAGAAAATATTAAAATGCAGCTTGGATCAGCTTATAAGGTTTCAGATGTGGAAGAAACCATGGAAATAAAAGGTAGAGATTTGGTTACTGGTCTTCCTAAAAATATTGAAATAACTGAATCAGAAGTTAGAGAAGCTTTAAAGGAACCAGTAGCTTCTATAGTAGACTCTATTAAACTCACTCTTGAAAAAACTCCGCCAGAGCTGGCAGCAGATATTATGGATATAGGTATAATGCTTACAGGAGGAGGAGCTCTTCTTAGAGGTCTAGATTGTTTAATAAATAATGAAACCCACATGCCTGTACATATAGCAGAAGCACCATTAGATTGTGTAGCATTAGGAGCTGGTAAAGCTCTTGAACATTTTGATAAAATAAGTAAAAATAGAGGCTAA
- a CDS encoding terminase gpP N-terminus-related DNA-binding protein has protein sequence MCKRYSVLLRHYEGFTNKRIAKMEGLEIHAVGRYIKNYKSKGLVGLEMEHSTGTKRKLTQPPCTKTGVV, from the coding sequence ATGTGTAAAAGATATTCAGTATTATTAAGACATTATGAAGGATTTACTAATAAAAGAATAGCTAAGATGGAAGGTTTAGAGATTCATGCCGTAGGCAGATATATAAAAAATTATAAATCAAAAGGTTTAGTTGGTTTAGAAATGGAACATAGTACTGGAACTAAAAGAAAATTAACTCAACCACCCTGTACTAAAACAGGGGTTGTTTAA
- the mreD gene encoding rod shape-determining protein MreD yields the protein MKKFLTLIIIIFILMVMDNSVMPFAAVYGYYPSLLFIFALSYSIINDRFSALGMGIITGVLQDVFFPNVFGINILLNMLLCVLAGEIGRNLFREKRLMPVVSVSGLILFKGILIFIILDVMHIQISLYSSLIIAVYSLIITIFAYKFVFNLCKKDYMIRKWKF from the coding sequence ATGAAAAAATTTTTAACTTTGATAATAATAATTTTTATACTTATGGTGATGGATAATTCAGTTATGCCTTTTGCTGCGGTATATGGTTACTATCCCAGCCTGCTTTTTATATTTGCTTTAAGTTATTCAATTATAAATGACAGATTCTCTGCACTTGGAATGGGTATTATAACCGGAGTACTGCAGGATGTATTTTTCCCAAATGTATTTGGTATCAACATTTTGTTAAATATGCTTTTATGTGTACTAGCAGGTGAAATAGGAAGAAATTTATTCAGGGAAAAGAGATTAATGCCTGTTGTTTCCGTATCTGGATTGATTCTATTTAAGGGGATATTAATTTTTATAATATTAGATGTGATGCATATTCAAATTAGTCTATACAGTTCTTTGATTATTGCGGTATATAGTCTTATCATAACAATATTTGCCTATAAATTTGTATTTAACTTATGTAAAAAAGATTATATGATACGTAAATGGAAATTTTAA
- a CDS encoding peptidoglycan D,D-transpeptidase FtsI family protein: MIKNKKRKKIFNRYSVLIIVMLMAFSAIGVRLFNLQVVQGTYYSEKANTKSHKLIPEEGPRGAITDKNGIKLATNKQSYEVTFMDTEDSEKQFFQTMAKVFGILDENNEKQDDSFALKVNPYRFEFNTSDAKSIQTLQLRFLKDRSLEDSILKKQFDSKKEADLTDAEKSKLNAELLKLTPEEVFNTLIDDKHYGVKSGVSKIKSNYTVEDLRRYLLVKDAIKMNSFSGYKPVPISSNVKKDTYLVFLQRISELPGVNADIQPMRYYPYGTLASSVLGYINKISSTDQQKYSEKGYDVSSDYVGASGIEAVYEDRLRGANGGDIVQIDKQGRITSNLASRESYPGQNVQLTIDANVQYAAEQALQNRMNYLQQTGTVWNQSTRNATRGAAVVIDVHTGGILALASTPSFNPNDFANPSGLTEEQVEKYFSPDFQKMAKDRGMSQDLINFMFPVDSSIKGNTTKRVDKYDFFPKYLYNYATMSLLPPGSTFKPLTAIAGLQSGVINSTSTVNDQAFFTGDDGKPILFPSEKANGIVNVVSALGYSSNPFFMNVGKLLKDQYGNDALAKYAWQFGLGADPNGGNASTGIEIPENFGQVYNVISKRNVNSVQFLLNIIDYLNKGSNDKGIDNFQTIDLYDRVDDSKKVLEIKGKIKDSIKTAIKSGKIDSDKNYINLYTPLFKELIDTDPKYKGKNYSDKDINKIVTITYSEIKNAINDSNLGYNIYNASIGQGINAFTPLQMASYVSTIANGGTRYKVHLLDKITDADGNVLTETKPEALDKINISVENRNLVMKGMENVTGTGGAAGTAADALGSFNNYIPSAGKTGTAQVNSDIQNKIGRSDYAWFVGYAPADNPQIAVAVVIFDGALGSQSAYVARGIYEGYFKDELIKKNYNNFSIETDLNKKTADK, translated from the coding sequence ATGATAAAGAATAAAAAGAGAAAAAAGATATTTAATAGATATTCTGTTTTAATCATAGTTATGCTGATGGCTTTTTCTGCTATTGGAGTAAGACTTTTTAATTTACAGGTGGTTCAGGGTACATATTATAGTGAAAAAGCCAATACCAAATCTCATAAGCTTATACCAGAGGAAGGACCAAGGGGAGCCATTACAGATAAGAATGGAATAAAACTTGCTACTAACAAGCAAAGTTACGAGGTTACTTTTATGGATACGGAAGATAGTGAAAAACAGTTCTTCCAGACCATGGCAAAGGTCTTTGGTATTTTAGATGAAAATAACGAAAAACAGGATGACAGTTTTGCACTTAAGGTGAATCCCTATAGATTTGAGTTTAATACCAGTGATGCCAAAAGCATTCAGACTTTACAACTTAGATTTTTAAAGGATAGGTCACTTGAGGATTCAATTTTAAAAAAGCAATTCGACAGTAAAAAAGAAGCAGATTTAACGGATGCAGAAAAAAGTAAATTAAATGCGGAACTGCTCAAGTTAACTCCAGAAGAGGTGTTCAACACACTTATTGATGATAAGCACTATGGTGTTAAATCAGGAGTTTCAAAAATTAAAAGTAATTATACTGTAGAAGATCTAAGAAGATACCTTTTGGTAAAAGATGCTATAAAAATGAATAGTTTTTCTGGATATAAACCAGTACCTATTTCCAGTAATGTAAAGAAAGATACATATCTGGTGTTTTTACAGAGAATATCAGAGCTCCCTGGTGTAAATGCAGATATTCAACCTATGAGGTATTATCCCTATGGCACTCTTGCTTCCTCTGTTCTGGGTTATATAAATAAAATAAGTTCTACAGATCAGCAGAAGTATTCTGAAAAGGGTTATGATGTAAGCAGTGATTATGTAGGTGCTTCAGGCATTGAAGCTGTTTATGAAGACAGGTTAAGGGGAGCTAATGGAGGAGATATAGTTCAAATTGACAAACAGGGAAGAATAACAAGTAACTTGGCCAGCAGAGAATCCTATCCAGGACAGAATGTGCAGCTTACCATTGATGCTAATGTACAGTATGCTGCAGAGCAGGCACTGCAAAATAGAATGAATTATTTACAGCAAACAGGAACTGTTTGGAATCAAAGCACAAGAAATGCTACAAGAGGAGCAGCTGTAGTTATTGATGTGCATACGGGAGGAATTTTAGCTCTTGCCAGTACGCCAAGCTTTAACCCCAATGACTTTGCAAACCCCAGTGGGTTAACTGAGGAACAGGTGGAAAAGTATTTTAGTCCTGATTTCCAAAAAATGGCAAAGGATAGAGGTATGTCTCAAGATTTAATTAACTTTATGTTTCCAGTAGACAGCAGTATTAAGGGAAATACCACAAAAAGAGTAGATAAATATGATTTTTTCCCAAAGTATCTGTATAATTATGCTACTATGTCATTGTTGCCACCGGGATCAACTTTTAAGCCATTAACAGCCATTGCGGGGTTGCAATCAGGTGTCATAAATTCTACATCAACAGTTAATGACCAAGCTTTTTTTACGGGAGATGATGGAAAGCCTATACTATTTCCTTCAGAAAAAGCAAATGGTATTGTAAATGTCGTTAGTGCACTTGGATATTCAAGTAATCCATTCTTTATGAATGTAGGTAAATTGCTTAAAGACCAGTATGGTAATGATGCTTTAGCAAAATATGCATGGCAATTTGGACTAGGGGCAGATCCTAATGGAGGAAATGCCAGTACAGGCATTGAAATACCAGAAAACTTTGGTCAGGTATATAATGTTATATCCAAAAGAAATGTAAACTCAGTACAATTTCTTCTAAATATTATCGATTATTTAAACAAAGGATCAAATGATAAAGGTATTGACAATTTTCAGACAATAGATTTATATGACAGAGTGGATGACAGTAAAAAAGTTTTAGAAATTAAGGGCAAAATAAAAGATTCAATAAAAACAGCTATTAAAAGTGGAAAGATAGACAGTGATAAAAATTATATAAACTTATATACACCATTGTTTAAGGAATTAATAGATACTGATCCTAAGTATAAAGGGAAAAATTACAGTGATAAAGATATAAATAAGATAGTTACAATTACTTATAGTGAAATAAAAAATGCTATTAATGACTCAAATTTAGGATATAATATTTATAATGCATCTATAGGTCAAGGTATAAATGCCTTTACTCCTCTTCAGATGGCAAGCTATGTATCTACTATTGCCAATGGAGGAACTAGATATAAGGTTCATCTATTAGATAAAATAACAGATGCTGATGGTAATGTGTTAACTGAGACCAAACCAGAAGCATTAGATAAAATTAATATCAGTGTTGAAAATAGAAATTTAGTTATGAAAGGTATGGAAAATGTTACTGGTACAGGAGGGGCAGCAGGTACAGCGGCGGATGCATTAGGATCTTTTAACAACTATATACCTAGTGCAGGTAAGACTGGTACAGCTCAGGTTAATTCAGATATACAAAATAAAATTGGCAGATCTGACTATGCTTGGTTTGTAGGTTATGCACCTGCTGATAACCCTCAAATAGCCGTAGCAGTAGTTATTTTTGATGGTGCTTTGGGTAGCCAATCTGCATATGTAGCTAGAGGAATTTATGAAGGATATTTTAAAGATGAACTTATTAAAAAGAATTATAACAACTTTAGTATAGAAACTGATTTAAATAAAAAGACAGCTGATAAATAA
- the mreC gene encoding rod shape-determining protein MreC: MKFVKNRLAVTIIVLSVSFLVLIGYSVKRQNPSLMENGVGVTFNSVQGIIYRGISGVKNWTGFITHFSEVKQENEDLKKKNIQMQQKVAAYDSLEAENKRLRNMSDFKDQHSQYNYVACNIIAKGANSLLDTYIIDKGKNDGVKNGLVVITPEGLVGKVIFTGNSWSQVGGLNNPNVQVAAKIQNTGDTNGFVKGYINSYNEKLAMIDSLLMDTDIKNGYEIVTSGVGNMYPKDIPIGKVTSVADDKTKISKYAIIKPYVDFNKLEEVFIVEPKNTDEIKY, translated from the coding sequence ATGAAATTTGTAAAAAATAGACTGGCAGTAACAATTATTGTTCTGTCAGTTAGCTTTTTGGTGCTAATAGGCTATAGTGTAAAAAGACAAAATCCTTCTTTGATGGAAAATGGCGTGGGTGTTACTTTTAATTCAGTACAGGGTATTATTTATAGAGGTATTAGTGGTGTAAAAAATTGGACTGGTTTTATAACTCATTTTTCTGAAGTAAAACAGGAAAATGAAGATTTAAAGAAGAAGAATATACAGATGCAGCAAAAGGTTGCAGCTTATGATTCTTTAGAAGCAGAAAACAAGAGATTGAGAAACATGTCGGATTTTAAAGATCAGCATTCTCAATATAATTATGTTGCTTGTAATATTATAGCAAAAGGTGCTAATAGTTTACTAGATACATATATTATAGACAAGGGTAAAAATGATGGAGTTAAAAATGGATTGGTTGTGATTACTCCAGAGGGACTGGTAGGTAAAGTTATATTTACAGGAAATAGCTGGAGTCAAGTTGGTGGACTAAATAATCCAAATGTTCAGGTGGCAGCTAAGATTCAAAACACAGGAGACACTAATGGTTTTGTAAAAGGATATATAAACAGCTATAATGAAAAATTAGCTATGATAGATAGTCTGCTTATGGATACAGATATAAAAAATGGATATGAAATAGTTACTTCTGGTGTTGGCAATATGTATCCAAAGGATATTCCTATAGGGAAAGTTACCAGTGTGGCAGACGATAAGACTAAAATTAGCAAATATGCCATAATTAAGCCTTATGTGGACTTTAATAAATTAGAAGAGGTATTTATTGTTGAACCTAAAAATACCGACGAAATAAAGTACTAG
- a CDS encoding Maf-like protein, translating to MNLILASSSERRIELLKRITEKFKVIPSNFDEKKIEFKSNVPEYVMTLAEGKARDVEGKITERKNTFIIGCDTVVAFENIILGKPKDENDAFRILKMLSGNIHNVYTGISILDLSSGRNKIDYMCTEVKFSNLTDEMINKYVYSGECLDKAGAYGIQGNAAIFVESINGCFYNVVGLPLNKLNKMFGEMGINL from the coding sequence ATGAACTTAATTTTAGCTTCGTCCTCTGAAAGAAGAATAGAACTTTTAAAGAGAATTACTGAAAAATTTAAAGTTATTCCAAGTAATTTTGATGAAAAGAAGATTGAATTTAAAAGTAATGTTCCTGAATATGTTATGACGCTGGCAGAGGGAAAGGCAAGAGATGTTGAAGGTAAAATAACTGAAAGAAAAAATACTTTCATTATAGGATGCGACACCGTTGTTGCATTTGAAAACATTATTTTGGGAAAACCTAAAGATGAAAATGATGCATTCAGAATATTAAAGATGTTAAGTGGCAATATTCATAATGTATACACAGGTATCTCAATACTGGATTTGAGTTCTGGTAGAAATAAAATAGATTATATGTGTACAGAAGTGAAATTTTCCAATTTAACAGATGAAATGATCAATAAATATGTATATTCTGGAGAATGTTTAGATAAAGCAGGTGCCTATGGTATACAGGGTAATGCTGCAATTTTTGTAGAATCTATAAATGGGTGTTTTTACAATGTAGTTGGATTACCGCTTAATAAATTAAATAAGATGTTTGGGGAGATGGGAATAAATCTGTAA
- a CDS encoding S-ribosylhomocysteine lyase: MEKIASFTVNHLKLKPGVYVSRKDAVGDNIITTFDLRFTTPNLEPVLNTAEIHAIEHLAATYLRNDKDISSKTIYFGPMGCRTGFYLILAGDYESKDIVNLLIDLFKFVANYEGEIPGAAARDCGNYLDMNLPMAKYVANKYLNEVLLKISNETLNYPQ, from the coding sequence ATGGAAAAAATAGCAAGTTTTACAGTAAATCATTTGAAATTGAAACCAGGAGTATATGTTTCACGAAAGGATGCTGTTGGTGATAATATTATTACTACCTTTGATCTTAGATTTACAACGCCTAATCTGGAACCAGTATTAAATACTGCTGAAATTCATGCAATAGAACATTTAGCAGCAACTTATTTGAGAAATGATAAAGACATCTCATCAAAAACTATCTATTTTGGACCTATGGGTTGCAGAACAGGTTTTTATCTGATATTAGCTGGGGATTATGAGTCAAAAGATATAGTGAATTTATTAATTGATTTATTTAAATTTGTAGCAAATTATGAAGGAGAAATTCCTGGAGCTGCAGCTAGAGACTGTGGAAATTATCTCGATATGAATCTTCCTATGGCTAAATACGTTGCAAATAAATATCTTAATGAAGTGCTTTTAAAGATTAGTAATGAAACGTTAAATTATCCACAATAA
- the radC gene encoding RadC family protein, translated as MAGSFKIMDLPENERPRERLFRYGAEVLSNSELLAIILRSGTAKENILSLSNKLLKLNGGLNGLLNLNVEQLLQIDGIGMAKAVQLVALGELTKRFGTYKSGDTYSISKPKDAAVLVMQEMKSLNKEVLKVILLNTKNVVIRIIDVSVGSLNSSIVHPREVFHSAILSHSASIIICHNHPSGDPTPSTEDINITHRLKECGKIIGIDLLDHIIIGDEIYVSLKEKGIL; from the coding sequence ATGGCTGGTTCTTTTAAAATTATGGATTTGCCCGAAAATGAAAGACCGAGGGAAAGGCTTTTTAGATATGGCGCTGAAGTTCTATCTAATAGTGAACTTTTAGCTATAATATTAAGAAGCGGAACAGCTAAAGAAAATATATTGAGTTTGTCAAATAAGCTATTAAAACTTAATGGCGGACTTAATGGACTATTAAACTTAAATGTTGAACAGCTTTTGCAAATTGATGGTATAGGTATGGCTAAGGCAGTACAATTAGTTGCATTAGGTGAGCTTACAAAGAGATTTGGTACATATAAATCAGGAGACACTTACAGCATTTCAAAGCCTAAAGATGCTGCGGTTTTGGTGATGCAGGAAATGAAAAGTTTGAACAAAGAAGTGCTTAAGGTTATTTTGTTGAATACAAAGAATGTAGTTATAAGAATAATAGATGTATCTGTTGGAAGTTTAAATTCTTCTATAGTGCATCCAAGAGAAGTTTTCCATAGTGCTATTTTATCTCATAGTGCATCAATTATAATATGCCATAATCATCCATCAGGTGATCCAACACCTAGTACTGAAGATATTAATATCACTCATAGATTAAAAGAATGTGGTAAGATAATTGGGATTGATCTCCTGGATCATATTATTATAGGAGATGAAATTTATGTGAGTTTAAAAGAAAAAGGAATTTTGTAA
- a CDS encoding peptidoglycan-binding domain-containing protein, with the protein MKSKKIKVLTLGLLTTLIISSTPVFATTSTSTNSHKASTINNKPLTTSTTNKDTNKSTPTIPGTVKIATAWGEVGFWYVWETKGYVSYGDTGFPVRCIQEGLNNLGYNCGYVDGVFGSNTLTQVKRFQHDNGLVADGLVGPNTYDVLRDKNGWYN; encoded by the coding sequence ATGAAAAGCAAAAAAATTAAAGTATTAACTTTAGGACTTTTGACTACCTTAATAATATCATCAACACCAGTTTTTGCCACTACTAGTACAAGCACTAATTCTCATAAGGCTTCAACTATAAATAACAAACCACTTACTACAAGTACTACCAATAAGGATACTAATAAATCTACACCTACTATACCTGGAACTGTAAAAATAGCAACAGCATGGGGTGAAGTTGGATTTTGGTATGTTTGGGAAACAAAAGGATATGTTAGTTATGGAGATACTGGATTTCCTGTTAGATGTATACAAGAAGGTTTAAATAACCTTGGTTATAATTGTGGATATGTTGATGGAGTATTTGGATCTAATACCTTAACACAAGTAAAAAGATTTCAACATGATAATGGATTAGTTGCTGATGGATTAGTTGGTCCTAATACATATGATGTTTTAAGAGATAAAAATGGTTGGTATAATTAA
- a CDS encoding DUF1667 domain-containing protein, with the protein MVDNLICTVCPVACNMTIEGQRKDNYIVSGNKCDKGKSYAIQEIKNPVRIFTSTINITGGSIKRLPIRSKEPVPKNIIREIITPIREIKVKAPIKKGDVIIKNILGSGIDIVASRSVD; encoded by the coding sequence TTGGTTGATAATTTAATATGTACGGTTTGTCCTGTGGCCTGCAATATGACTATTGAAGGGCAGAGAAAGGATAATTATATAGTTAGTGGTAATAAGTGCGATAAAGGTAAAAGCTATGCAATCCAAGAAATTAAAAATCCTGTAAGAATATTTACTAGTACCATTAATATAACTGGAGGAAGTATAAAAAGACTTCCTATTAGAAGTAAAGAACCTGTTCCTAAAAATATTATAAGAGAAATTATTACACCTATCAGAGAAATTAAGGTAAAAGCACCTATAAAAAAAGGTGACGTAATTATTAAAAATATTTTAGGATCGGGAATAGATATTGTAGCTTCTAGAAGTGTTGATTAG
- a CDS encoding NAD(P)/FAD-dependent oxidoreductase, with protein MINYDIVIIGGGPAGLAAAIEAKKNGAKDVLIIEREMELGGVLRQCVHSGFGIHIFKEELTGPEYAEIFIDKVKKLEIEYKLDTMVLSIDREKHITASSENEGFIKIKAKAIILATGCMERVRDSIGIFGKRPAGVFTAGTAQRFINIDGYLVGKKIVILGAGDIGLIMARRMEMEGAEVIAVVEKANSPGGSYRNVVQCLQDFDIPLLLNHTITEIQGKERVEAVIVCQVDKGGNPLPETSKKYECDTVLLSAGLIPEAELARNASIEIKSTGGIKIDNLKQTSKDGIFACGNVVKVHDLVDNVTKEAEEAGRNAALYIKN; from the coding sequence ATGATTAATTATGATATTGTAATTATAGGTGGTGGTCCAGCAGGTTTGGCAGCTGCTATAGAAGCTAAAAAAAATGGTGCAAAGGATGTACTTATTATAGAAAGAGAAATGGAATTAGGCGGTGTTTTAAGGCAATGTGTACATAGTGGCTTCGGAATTCATATATTTAAAGAAGAACTTACAGGCCCAGAATATGCAGAAATATTTATTGATAAAGTAAAGAAATTGGAAATTGAATATAAGTTGGATACCATGGTACTAAGTATTGACAGAGAAAAGCATATAACTGCCAGCAGTGAAAATGAAGGATTTATAAAAATAAAAGCTAAAGCAATAATTTTAGCTACGGGCTGTATGGAAAGAGTTAGAGATTCTATAGGAATATTTGGAAAACGCCCTGCAGGAGTATTTACAGCTGGAACCGCCCAAAGGTTTATAAATATAGATGGATACTTAGTAGGTAAAAAGATAGTTATTTTAGGAGCTGGAGATATAGGCCTTATAATGGCACGGAGAATGGAAATGGAGGGTGCAGAGGTGATTGCTGTAGTTGAAAAAGCTAATTCACCGGGAGGATCCTATAGAAATGTAGTTCAGTGTTTACAGGATTTTGATATTCCGCTTTTGTTAAATCATACAATAACAGAAATACAGGGAAAAGAAAGAGTGGAAGCTGTTATTGTATGCCAAGTTGATAAAGGAGGGAATCCACTGCCTGAAACAAGTAAAAAGTATGAATGTGATACAGTGCTCCTTTCAGCAGGTTTAATACCAGAAGCAGAACTTGCAAGAAATGCTTCTATTGAAATAAAAAGTACAGGTGGAATAAAGATAGATAATTTAAAACAGACAAGTAAAGATGGAATTTTTGCCTGTGGAAATGTAGTAAAGGTACATGACCTTGTGGATAATGTAACTAAAGAAGCAGAAGAAGCAGGCAGGAATGCTGCTTTATATATAAAAAATTAA
- a CDS encoding SPOR domain-containing protein — protein sequence MRYTRYDIKRKEKTNRIYFVIVFIILVCAILIGTFVSNIFLKNNSSITGTSESGTVFNQNTSKDEANFVFLQCGIFTSKENAQDLINKLNKIGNPFEVEDDGKIRVIFGIYFNQKDYDASVKLLKDNKFEAHDISYSLNKNDICDLQIISILNANLQIINKAYDKDVKEVQTAALKDWTKKLDKVEGNYKNKKVLDEMKEYIYKLPEKFSKSNADGNKVYLYSQLKKLSK from the coding sequence ATGAGATATACCAGATATGATATAAAGAGAAAAGAGAAAACCAATAGAATATATTTTGTAATTGTATTTATAATATTAGTATGTGCAATATTAATAGGAACTTTTGTATCAAATATATTTTTAAAAAATAATAGCAGTATTACAGGAACTTCAGAAAGTGGAACTGTTTTCAATCAAAACACTTCAAAGGATGAGGCAAATTTTGTATTTTTGCAATGTGGTATATTTACTAGTAAAGAAAATGCTCAAGATTTAATTAACAAGCTTAATAAAATAGGTAATCCTTTTGAAGTAGAAGATGATGGGAAGATAAGAGTTATATTTGGAATTTACTTCAATCAAAAGGATTACGATGCTTCTGTAAAACTTTTAAAGGATAATAAATTTGAAGCACATGATATAAGTTATAGTCTTAATAAAAATGACATTTGTGATTTGCAGATAATAAGTATTTTAAATGCAAATTTACAGATTATAAATAAAGCCTATGATAAGGATGTTAAAGAAGTTCAGACAGCTGCTTTAAAAGATTGGACTAAAAAGCTTGATAAAGTGGAAGGAAATTATAAAAATAAAAAGGTTTTAGATGAAATGAAAGAGTATATTTATAAGCTTCCAGAAAAATTTTCAAAAAGCAATGCTGATGGCAATAAAGTATATCTATATTCTCAATTAAAAAAGTTGTCTAAATAG